The sequence CGCCTTCTTAGAAATTGCACCTTTTGAAAACCTTAGACGATGATGCTTCGCCTTCTTAGAAAATGCAACTCTTTCGCCCAGCATCAGAAAAGTGATAGGCTGGGCACTTTCCCCTCCGGGGACAGTTCGGCGATGTGAAATATAAGAAATCATTTCTGGTTTGTTTCGAACGTATATACCTGCGGCTGAGGAAATGCTGTATCCGTTTACCCCTTCCCTTCCAGGGCAAGGTCAAGACCGGCCTACGGCCCTTCTTCCCCGTCTGGGAAGGCAAGGCAGCCGCTTACCTAAATCCAACACCGCAAAGAAAAAAGCTGCCCGGCGGCAGCTCTTGGAGAAGTATTAATGTTTTCCCATGCTTACGAGTTCAAGTAATGCGAAGCAAATTTCTTCTGGTCTGACTTCTTCTACAACTTCGTTTTCGATCTGCTGATCTCTCATGGTCTGTGCCTCCGGTATAACTTGTTCGGCTTCCCCGAACCTGTAACTATGCTCTTATCATACTTCTTGAATAGAATACTATCCAATATTTCTTTTCAGCAGTTTCAGAAATCCCTTCATCTTTTAATCATAGATTCCAATATATAAAAAGTTACCATAATCATTTATTTTTATTATAAGTTATAACTTGTCTATGAATTATACAATGATTTATAACTTATAGTATACGATTTAAATACATAGAAACTTGTTAATTCTTTAATCCATAGCATACAATCTATTAATCAATAGCTCTTTCATAGTCTGATATGCAGGAAACGGCAGCATGACATCCATGATATCTCTTCCGCGTATGAAAAGGGGCTGTGACAAAACGAAGTAAATACACCTTTGCTTATCTCGAACGAAGTTCGGTTTAATGGTGTTTGAGCTCGCCCCGTAGGGGGAGCTGGCGGCGGAGCCGACTGAGGAGGTTCATCTCCACGAGCGAAGCGAGGTTTTGCGGTTTCTAGATAGCACGGTACAAATATATAAATGTGTTGGGTAATCTTCTAATCGAATATCCCAGCAAAAAGGGCTGTGATCAAAATAATTGCTCATTTTGTCACAGCCCCTTTATTGCAAGAAGCATCAGAAAAGGATCTTCTTTGCTGTTTCTATATCGCTTTCTATCTGTGCTTTGAGTGCGTCTATGGAATCAAACTTCACTTCGCCGCGGATGTATTTCACCCATTCCAGGGTGAAGCTTTTTCCATAGATTTCTTCATCAAAATCGATAATGAAGGTTTCGATCGTTTTTTCGCTGTTGCCAAAGGTCGGATTCGTCCCGATATTTGTGACGGATGGATAGCATTTCCCTTCGATCCTTGTCTTTGTCGCATAGACGCCGTCAGCAGGAAGGACGCGGGCATCGGGCATGCGGAGGTTCGCTGTCGGAAAGCCCAGGAGATCATTTCCTCTGTGGAAGCCGTGAACGACGTCGCCTGACATCGTATAGTTCCTTCCAAGAAGCTTTGATGCTTCTTCGACTTTTCCCGCCTCAATCAACGTGCGGATCGTCGTGCTCGACAGCGCTTTTCCGCCTTCTGAAACAAGGGGCGCTGTCACAACACCAACACCGCTTCCTTCAAAATAGGATTTCATGGAAGAAACATTGCCGGAGGCGCCTTTCCCGAAGGAAAAGTTTTCTCCTGTCACAATGCCCTTGATGCCTGGAATATCCGCAAGGCTTTTCAGGAATGCTTCTGCCGTTTCAGAGAGGAATTCCTTTGTCGGGCGGATAAATACGGCCAGATCCATGCCTGCCTTCCGGAAGGACTCTGCCTTTTCCTCTTCTGACTGAAGAAGAGGGACGCGGATGCCGGGCGCAAGAACGCTCATGGGATGCGGATAGAAGGTGATGACGCCGATTCCTGCGCCTTTTTCTTCCGCAAGCTTTGCTGCTTCTTTAAAGACCGCCTGATGGCCCAGGTGGCAGCCGTCAAAAAATCCAAGGACAAAAACGCGGGGTTCTCCGTCCCTGATTTCTTCCAATGCATGTAAAATCTTCATAATTCCTCACGAAAAAACTTTCTTTGGATGAATGATGCCTGCCTTGACGTATGCGGTGCCGAGGAACGTGTCCCCATGGAAGGCAGCCGCCATATCAAGGTCTTTTTCTTTCGTCTTGAGCCGTTTCCCCTGAAGGAAATCTCTGGCTTCCTTTTCGGAAAGCTCGATATTGGGAAGACCGGAAAGGATCGGTTTCAGGCTCGTCATGAGAGAACCTTCGGGATCCTTCTCAATTTCCTCCATCGTCTTTGCGTTTTCAATAGAAAAGGGGCCGACAACGGTGCGGACAAGGGAGGACATCGTAAGAAGACATCCTGCCTTCTCCCCGATATCCCTTCCAAGCGCCCGGATGTACGTACCGGAAGAACAGGTCACGGAGAGCTTGATGACGGGCGGTGCGATTTCCCGGATGGTCAGGTCATAAATCGTGACCGGGCGTGCTTTGAGCTCGACTTCCTTTCCTTCGCGGGCAAGCTTGTAGGCTCTTTCCCCATTCACCTTGATGGCTGAATAGATGGAAGGCACCTGCATGATGTCTCCGCGGAAGGCGCTGATGGCTCCTTCCCAGATGGATGTGTCCGCCGGGACTTCTCCCCTTTCAAGGATTTCTCCCGTCACGTCCTCGGTATCCGTCCTGATGCCCATGATGAATTCTGCTTCATAGCTCTTCGTATGGATGGGCGCATACTCGATGAGGCGCGTCGCGCGGCCCAGGAACACGGGAAGAACGCCGGATGCCATAGGATCGAGCGTCCCTCCGTGTCCTATTTTCTTCTGGTGGTAAATCTTCCTTAGTTTTGCAATGACATCGAAGGATGTCCAGTCCTTCGGCTTGATGACATTAAGGACGCCGTCCATCAGAGATACTTCTCCGCAGCTTTGACAAAAATGGGCTCTGCGTCTGCAAATGTTTCATGGATGGTGCAGCCGGATGCTTTCCAGTGTCCGCCGCCGCCAAATTCCTCAGCCAGCTTTCCTACATTGGCATATTCCTTGGCGCGCAGGGAAATACGGGTTTCCTTTTCTCCCCTGTACTTGAAGAGGGCAGCGATTTCACATCCTTTGATGCAGCGCGGAATCGTTGCATAGTAATCGGAATTTTCACCATCAAGATCCATGGCTTCCTTGTCCATGTATGCAATGACAATCTTGCCGTTTGCATAGGAGTGGACGGTGCCTGCTACGATCTTGTAGCACTTCATGGCTTCTTCCGTCTTTTCTTCCAGACGGTTGGAAATGTAAGAGGGATCAGCGCCCATTTCTACCAGCTTGCTTGCCATGAGGAGCGTATGCGGGGATGTGCAGCTGAATTTGAAGAAGCCGCTGTCGGTGCCGATGGCCATGTAAAGGGCATTGCATGTGTCCTTGTCCATCTGGATTCCTTCGTCGAAGAACATTTCAGCAAGCATTTCTGCCGTTGCTGCATAGTGGTAGCGCAGGTAAAGGTAATCGGTATATCTTTCATTGCTTCTGTGGTGGTCGATGCAGAGGCTGTCCACGTCCGGGAAATCAAAGTTTCCGCCTCTTTCCAGGTTGGAAAGGTCCGTGAAGACGATGGCATCATAATTCCTTCTTTCCGGAATGGATGTCATGACCTTTGCAGACGTTTCAACGAGGGTGTACACTCTCGGCACGGGATCAGGAAGAACCATGTCGGCTTCCTTGCCCATGGAGAGAAGGACATTGTACAGCGCGCAGATGGAGCCTACGTCGTCTCCGTCCGGATGCTCATGTCCTACGAGAAGGAAACGGTTATGGGATTTCAGGAAATCCATAGCCTGCTGTTTGTCGATTTCGACTGCATGATCTTTGCCAAGACTCATTTTTAGTCCTCCTTTTCAGTATCTTCCTTCGGAGCTTTATCCTTTTCTTCTTCATGCACCTTTTTCAGGAGACCTTCAATGTGCATGCCGTAATCAAGGGACTTGTCTTCTTCGAAGGTAATTTCCGGTGTGTAGTAAATCTTGAGGCGCTGGCCGAGTTCCTTGCGGATGAAGCCTTTTGCCTTGTTGAGCGCTTCGAGCGATTTTGCCTTTTCCCAGGATTTTCCGAAAAGGCTGACGTAAATCGTTGCTTCGCGCAAATCTCCGGTCACATGGACGCCTGTCACGGTGACAAAGCCGATGTGCGGATCTTTCAGGTCATAGAGGAGCATCTGGCTGACTTCCTGCTTGATGAATTCCTGTATTTTTCTAACGCGTAATTCTGACATATGGATTCCTCTCTTGCCGCATGCGGCAGGATCTTCCGCTCTTTGCGGATACTAAGAAATAAAGAGGCCCGTCATCGAAATAGGGATGCGGGCCTCTTACTTTTTAATTAAGAACGCCTGCCCTGATTATTCCAAGGTGGCAGCTTCTTCTTTCAGCTCGAAGGATTCAAGCTGGTCGCCTTCCTTGACGTCGCGGTAGCTTTCCAGCGAAATACCGCATTCGAAGCCTTGTGCGACTTCCTTCACATCATCCTTGAAGCGGCGCAGGGATGCGATCTTGCCTTCATGGATGACGATGCCGTCGCGGATCAGGCGGAGACGGCAGCTGCTTGTGATCTTGCCGTCCTGTACATAGCAGCCGGCAACGATAAGTTTCGGTGTATGGATGACCTGACGGACTTCTGCGTGGCCGAGAACGACTTCGCGGATGGTCGGAGCAAGCATGCCGGCCATAGCTGCCTTGATATCATCAATGCAGTCATAGATGACACGGTAGAGACGCATATCGACGCCGTCTTTTTCAGCCAGTGCTCTTGCATTGGCATCCGGACGGACGTTGAAGCCGATGATCAGCGCATTGGAAGCAGATGCCAGCATGACATCGGATTCGTTGATGGCGCCGACAGCGGAGTGGACGATGGAAACGCGGACTTCATCACTCTTGATGCCCATGAGGGACTGAACGAGCGCTTCAACGGAGCCCTGTACGTCTGCCTTGACGATGAGGTCAAGTTCCTTCATTTCGCCTTCCTTGATCTTTTCGAAGATGTTGTCGAGTGTTACCTTCTGTACGCTTCTCTGTTCTTCTTCCTTCGCACGGGATGCACGGATTTCAGCGATGTTTCTAGCCTTTCTTTCATCCATGACATAGAAATGGTCGCCTGCTTCCGGAACGCTGTCCATACCGAGGATTTCAACTGGTGCAGCCGGTTCGGCGCTCTTCATCTTGCGGCCGTTTTCATTGTTCATGGCGCGGACGCGGCCCCAGCTCTTGCCGGCCAGGATGCCGTCTCCGACATGGAGTGTGCCGTTCTGTACGAGCACGCTCATGACAGGGCCTCTGCCCTTATCCAGCTGTGCTTCGACAACGACGCCGTAAGCTTCACGCTTCGGATTGGCTTTGAGTTCCTTCATTTCTGCTACGAGAAGGATGTTTTCCAGGAGGTCATCAAGGCCGATCTTCTTCTTGGCGGAAATCGGGGTCATGATGACATCGCCGCCCCAGTCTTCCGCCAGAAGTCCTTCCTTGGAAAGTTCTTCCTTGATGCGGTCAGGGTTTGCGCCTGGTTTATCAATCTTATTGATGGCAACCATGATCGGAACGCCTGCGTTCTTTGCATGGTGGATAGCTTCAATGGTCTGCGGCATGACACCGTCGTCGGCAGCAACGATCAGGACGGCAATATCCGTCAGCTGAGCGCCTCTGGAACGCATAGCGGTGAATGCTTCGTGGCCAGGGGTATCCAGGAATGTGATCTTGTGACCCTTGTAACGGATCTGGTAAGCACCGATTCTCTGGGTGATGCCGCCGGCTTCGTGGAGAGCGACATTTGTCTGGCGCAGAGCGTCAAGCAGTGTCGTCTTGCCGTGGTCGACGTGGCCCATGATCGTAACGATCGGAGGACGCGGTACGAGGAAACGGGGATCATCCGGTTCCGGAATGTATTCCGTCGGATCTTCTTCCTTTTCAGGTTTCAGAAGGGTTACGCCGAATTCTTCAGCAAGGATTTCGACGGTATCCGGATCGAGGTTCTGGTTGATGGTAGCCATGACGCCAAGAGCCATCAGATGTTTGATGATCTCGCTGACTTCGCGGCCGAAGAGTTCAGCCAGTTCCTTGACGGTAACAGCAGACGGGACAGTCACTTCTGTCGGATAGGTATCCTGCTTCTTTTCCTGGTTATGCTTCTTCTTCTTGCCCTGCTTCAGGGAACGGGCCATCAAAGAGCCGCCTTCCTTTTCTCTTCTTGCCTTTTCCCAGTCCTTCTTTGTTTTCTTCTTAGCCGGTTTTTCACGTCTGACTGCCGTAGTTTCCGGAGCGATTTCTTCTACCGGAGCAGCGGCTGCTGCCGGATGCTGGTTATGGGAGTGATCATTTCTGGAATGATCGTTTCCGCCAAACGGTCTGCCGTTCCTGTCGCCATTCGGGCGGCCGTTTCTGTCGCCATTGGTGCGGTTTCCGTTTCTGTCACCGTATGGACGGTTTCCGCTCCTGTCGCCGGACGGGCGGCTGCCATTTCTGTCACCGGACGGGCGGCCGTTTCTGTCGCCGTAGGAACGGTTTCCATTTCTGTCGCCGGACGGGCGGCCGTTTCTGTCACCGTAGGAACGGTTATTTCTGTCGCCGGACGGGCGGTCGTTTCTATCTCCGGAGGAACGGTCATTTCTGTGGTCGTTCCTGTCATTATTCGGACGGTCGTTTCTGTTATCTCTTACGGGGCGCGTGGTATTTTCCTCTCTTCCGCGGGTTTCTTTTCTTTCCTGATGAGCGGCTTCCGCTTTCGGAGCCTCTGCTTTCACTTCTGCCGGCTTCGGCGCTTCGGAAGCTTTATGGGCTTCCGGCTCCACGCTCGAGTAAGCGGCTTTGCGGCCTGCTTCTCCGGACTTCCTGTCAGTCGGTCTGCCCTGCTGATCGAACCTTACGGTACGCATCTGCGGACGTCTTGCTGGTTTCTTGGATGCTTCAAATTCTTTTGCCAAAACGGTTTTCGCCCCTTCATCTACTCCGGACAGGCGGCTAGTCACCTCAATATGGTTCTTCTTCAAAGCGTCCATGACCTCTTTATCCGACTTTTTAAACTCTTTTGCTAATTCATATACTCTGTACTTCTTTTTCTGCATAAGCAGCCTCCCGTCCGTTCTTATTTCCGGTTGTCGATCTTCTCAGCGATCGCCTTTCCGAATCCTTTATCTACTATAAGGGCTGCTGTCCGTACCCCCTTGCCAAGGGCCTGCCCTAATTTGTCTTTTTCGCCGAATACACGGTAAGGGATTTTCCATTTCTCCGCTGCATTCGTGTATTCCTCTTTTGTTCTCTGGGAGCTGTCTTCCGCGATGATCAGCAGTTTGCCCGTGCCTTTCCGAAGGCCTTCAGAGACCTGTTCGCTGCCGGAAAGCAGGCGCCCCGCTTTCATGCAGAGGCCCAGCATCCTGTATACTGGATCATCCATTTTCAATCTGTTCCTTAAGGGAGTCATAGACTTCCTTGGACACAGGGCGCTTCAGGGATTTTTCCAGCCCGTGGGATTCATATGCCTTTTCGAAACATTCGATGTTGTCGCAGACATAGACTCCGCGGCCGGATTTCTTCCCAGTCCTGTCCAGTTCAATGATTCCTGTCGGAAGCGCTACGACGCGGAGGAGTTCCTTCTTTGGCTTCAGCTCTTTGCAGCCGACGCACATGCGCATCGTGATCTTCTTCTGCTTCATTCTTTAGTTTCTTCCTCCTGTCCGCTTTCTTCGATGTCTCCGAGGATATCTCCATCGTCCTCTTCAGCGGCCTGGCCGAAGCCTTCTTCTCTTGCCTGGGTTTCGCTCTTGATATCGATTTTCCAGTTTGTCAGCTTGGCAGCCAGTCTTGCATTCTGGCCTGCCTTGCCGATAGCCAGTGACAGCTGGTAGTCAGGAACGACGACGTAGGAGGAATTTTCTTCATCCCATACGGAAACGGAAATGACCTTGGATGGAGAGAGCGCATTCGCAATGAAAATGGCCGGATCTTCGTCCCAGCGGACGATATCGATCTTTTCGCCATGCAGTTCATTGACGATGTTCTGGACTCTCTGGCCCTTCGGTCCTACGCAGGCGCCGACCGGATCGACAGTCGGGTCCATAGCATAAACAGCGATTTTTGAACGGGAGCCTGCTTCACGGACCACGTTCTTGATTTCAACGGTACCGCTGTAGATTTCAGGAACCTCAAGTTCAAAAAGTCTCTTCAGAAGTCCCGGATGGGTTCTGGAAAGGATGATTTCCGGTCCCTTGGTAGTTTTCTTGACTTCAAGAACGTAGCACTTGATCTTGTCATTGGCCTTGAATTCTTCGCCTTCAATCTGTTCTGCATATGGAAGGATGCCTTCGCAGCGGCCGAGATCCACGAAAATGGCTCTGGATTCGCTCCACTTGACGGTGCCGGTGATGACATCGCCTGCGCGGCCGGAGAATTCTTCATAAAGGGATCCTCTTTCTGCTTCGCGCAGCTTCTGGATCATGACCTGTTTAGCTGTCTGGGCAGCGATGCGTCCGAAATTCTTCGGGGTCACGTCAATGCTCAAAAGATCGCCTGCTTCATAGCTTCTGTCGATCTTCTTAGCATCTTCTACTGTGATCTCATTAATTGCATTTTCAGATTCCGGATCGATGGATTCAACAACGGTCTTTTCTTCAAAAATCTGATAATCGCCGGTTTCGCGGTTCAGCTTGATGGATGTCTTTGCGTTGCTTCCCGTTTCCTTCTTGTAAGCGGTGAGCAGCACCATTTCAAGCGCGTCGAATACGACATCGGCGTCGACTTTCTTTACTTTGACCAAACTCTGTATTGCTTCTAATAAATTGCCATTCACGATGAATTATTCCTCCGAGATTAAAATGAAAAATGCAGTCTGACCTGCGAGATCTTGTCCCTGCCAAGGACAATGCTTTCGCCGCCTTCCAGCGTGAGCTTCAGGCTTCCGTCTTCGGAAAGCCCGTCCAAAAGAGCTGTGAAAGCTTTTACGCCTTTATGACCTTCAAGGGGAGCAAACAATTTGACATCGACTTCTTCGCCTGTATAGCGGATGAAATCCTTGTCCTTTTTCAGTACGCGGTCAAGACCCGGCGAGGAAACTTCCAGCATGTAATTG is a genomic window of Veillonellaceae bacterium containing:
- a CDS encoding bifunctional riboflavin kinase/FAD synthetase; its protein translation is MKILHALEEIRDGEPRVFVLGFFDGCHLGHQAVFKEAAKLAEEKGAGIGVITFYPHPMSVLAPGIRVPLLQSEEEKAESFRKAGMDLAVFIRPTKEFLSETAEAFLKSLADIPGIKGIVTGENFSFGKGASGNVSSMKSYFEGSGVGVVTAPLVSEGGKALSSTTIRTLIEAGKVEEASKLLGRNYTMSGDVVHGFHRGNDLLGFPTANLRMPDARVLPADGVYATKTRIEGKCYPSVTNIGTNPTFGNSEKTIETFIIDFDEEIYGKSFTLEWVKYIRGEVKFDSIDALKAQIESDIETAKKILF
- the truB gene encoding tRNA pseudouridine(55) synthase TruB translates to MDGVLNVIKPKDWTSFDVIAKLRKIYHQKKIGHGGTLDPMASGVLPVFLGRATRLIEYAPIHTKSYEAEFIMGIRTDTEDVTGEILERGEVPADTSIWEGAISAFRGDIMQVPSIYSAIKVNGERAYKLAREGKEVELKARPVTIYDLTIREIAPPVIKLSVTCSSGTYIRALGRDIGEKAGCLLTMSSLVRTVVGPFSIENAKTMEEIEKDPEGSLMTSLKPILSGLPNIELSEKEARDFLQGKRLKTKEKDLDMAAAFHGDTFLGTAYVKAGIIHPKKVFS
- a CDS encoding bifunctional oligoribonuclease/PAP phosphatase NrnA — its product is MSLGKDHAVEIDKQQAMDFLKSHNRFLLVGHEHPDGDDVGSICALYNVLLSMGKEADMVLPDPVPRVYTLVETSAKVMTSIPERRNYDAIVFTDLSNLERGGNFDFPDVDSLCIDHHRSNERYTDYLYLRYHYAATAEMLAEMFFDEGIQMDKDTCNALYMAIGTDSGFFKFSCTSPHTLLMASKLVEMGADPSYISNRLEEKTEEAMKCYKIVAGTVHSYANGKIVIAYMDKEAMDLDGENSDYYATIPRCIKGCEIAALFKYRGEKETRISLRAKEYANVGKLAEEFGGGGHWKASGCTIHETFADAEPIFVKAAEKYL
- the rbfA gene encoding 30S ribosome-binding factor RbfA, with product MSELRVRKIQEFIKQEVSQMLLYDLKDPHIGFVTVTGVHVTGDLREATIYVSLFGKSWEKAKSLEALNKAKGFIRKELGQRLKIYYTPEITFEEDKSLDYGMHIEGLLKKVHEEEKDKAPKEDTEKED
- the infB gene encoding translation initiation factor IF-2, whose product is MQKKKYRVYELAKEFKKSDKEVMDALKKNHIEVTSRLSGVDEGAKTVLAKEFEASKKPARRPQMRTVRFDQQGRPTDRKSGEAGRKAAYSSVEPEAHKASEAPKPAEVKAEAPKAEAAHQERKETRGREENTTRPVRDNRNDRPNNDRNDHRNDRSSGDRNDRPSGDRNNRSYGDRNGRPSGDRNGNRSYGDRNGRPSGDRNGSRPSGDRSGNRPYGDRNGNRTNGDRNGRPNGDRNGRPFGGNDHSRNDHSHNQHPAAAAAPVEEIAPETTAVRREKPAKKKTKKDWEKARREKEGGSLMARSLKQGKKKKHNQEKKQDTYPTEVTVPSAVTVKELAELFGREVSEIIKHLMALGVMATINQNLDPDTVEILAEEFGVTLLKPEKEEDPTEYIPEPDDPRFLVPRPPIVTIMGHVDHGKTTLLDALRQTNVALHEAGGITQRIGAYQIRYKGHKITFLDTPGHEAFTAMRSRGAQLTDIAVLIVAADDGVMPQTIEAIHHAKNAGVPIMVAINKIDKPGANPDRIKEELSKEGLLAEDWGGDVIMTPISAKKKIGLDDLLENILLVAEMKELKANPKREAYGVVVEAQLDKGRGPVMSVLVQNGTLHVGDGILAGKSWGRVRAMNNENGRKMKSAEPAAPVEILGMDSVPEAGDHFYVMDERKARNIAEIRASRAKEEEQRSVQKVTLDNIFEKIKEGEMKELDLIVKADVQGSVEALVQSLMGIKSDEVRVSIVHSAVGAINESDVMLASASNALIIGFNVRPDANARALAEKDGVDMRLYRVIYDCIDDIKAAMAGMLAPTIREVVLGHAEVRQVIHTPKLIVAGCYVQDGKITSSCRLRLIRDGIVIHEGKIASLRRFKDDVKEVAQGFECGISLESYRDVKEGDQLESFELKEEAATLE
- a CDS encoding L7Ae/L30e/S12e/Gadd45 family ribosomal protein, producing MDDPVYRMLGLCMKAGRLLSGSEQVSEGLRKGTGKLLIIAEDSSQRTKEEYTNAAEKWKIPYRVFGEKDKLGQALGKGVRTAALIVDKGFGKAIAEKIDNRK
- a CDS encoding YlxR family protein, with amino-acid sequence MKQKKITMRMCVGCKELKPKKELLRVVALPTGIIELDRTGKKSGRGVYVCDNIECFEKAYESHGLEKSLKRPVSKEVYDSLKEQIENG
- the nusA gene encoding transcription termination factor NusA, which codes for MNGNLLEAIQSLVKVKKVDADVVFDALEMVLLTAYKKETGSNAKTSIKLNRETGDYQIFEEKTVVESIDPESENAINEITVEDAKKIDRSYEAGDLLSIDVTPKNFGRIAAQTAKQVMIQKLREAERGSLYEEFSGRAGDVITGTVKWSESRAIFVDLGRCEGILPYAEQIEGEEFKANDKIKCYVLEVKKTTKGPEIILSRTHPGLLKRLFELEVPEIYSGTVEIKNVVREAGSRSKIAVYAMDPTVDPVGACVGPKGQRVQNIVNELHGEKIDIVRWDEDPAIFIANALSPSKVISVSVWDEENSSYVVVPDYQLSLAIGKAGQNARLAAKLTNWKIDIKSETQAREEGFGQAAEEDDGDILGDIEESGQEEETKE
- a CDS encoding ribosome maturation factor RimP, with amino-acid sequence MAHKEVEDAVEKLLEPILEADGIEVVDVEYVRERNWILRIFIDKEGGVDLNDCQVISEKAGAILDEKDLIPDNYMLEVSSPGLDRVLKKDKDFIRYTGEEVDVKLFAPLEGHKGVKAFTALLDGLSEDGSLKLTLEGGESIVLGRDKISQVRLHFSF